A stretch of Pirellulales bacterium DNA encodes these proteins:
- a CDS encoding PstS family phosphate ABC transporter substrate-binding protein → MSPSHAGRDLRALAGLVTVVATIAGCSGGEFSGTIQIAGSSTVAPITEVAGEEFSNENEGVSASIAITGTGAGMSRFLQKEIDVCNASRPITEAEEQEAAAAGIEYVEFTIGYDGLAVTANVANDWCDSLTVEQLKAIWRPEAEGTVTNWNQISEGWPDEPLKLYGAGTASGTFDYFTEVINGKAKQSRSDYTMSENDNMLVRGVVGEKGSLGYFGYAYYIEYKDQLKLIAIDNGNGPVKPSTETVVDGSYAPLSRPLFIYVNKESLKRPEAAAFVKFFVENCGDFAKARGYVQPPDDVQQQNLATLKASLP, encoded by the coding sequence ATGTCTCCTTCCCACGCCGGTCGCGACCTTCGGGCTCTGGCTGGACTTGTGACCGTCGTCGCGACAATCGCAGGCTGCTCCGGCGGCGAGTTCAGCGGCACGATTCAGATCGCCGGTTCCAGCACCGTGGCGCCGATCACCGAGGTCGCGGGCGAAGAGTTCAGCAATGAAAACGAAGGGGTCAGCGCGTCGATCGCCATCACCGGCACCGGCGCTGGGATGAGTCGCTTTCTGCAGAAGGAAATCGACGTCTGCAATGCTTCGCGTCCGATCACAGAGGCTGAAGAACAAGAGGCTGCCGCCGCGGGCATTGAGTACGTCGAGTTCACGATCGGCTACGACGGCTTGGCGGTGACGGCGAACGTGGCGAACGACTGGTGCGATTCGCTTACAGTCGAGCAGCTCAAGGCGATCTGGCGTCCCGAGGCCGAGGGGACCGTCACGAATTGGAACCAAATTAGCGAAGGCTGGCCCGACGAACCGCTCAAGCTGTACGGCGCCGGCACCGCGTCGGGGACCTTCGACTACTTCACCGAGGTTATCAACGGCAAAGCGAAGCAGAGCCGCTCCGACTACACGATGAGCGAGAACGACAACATGCTCGTTCGCGGTGTTGTGGGCGAGAAGGGAAGCCTGGGATACTTCGGCTACGCGTACTACATCGAGTACAAGGATCAGCTCAAGCTGATCGCGATCGACAACGGCAACGGCCCCGTCAAACCCTCGACCGAGACCGTGGTCGACGGCTCCTACGCCCCGCTGTCTCGCCCGCTGTTCATCTACGTGAACAAAGAGTCGCTCAAGCGCCCCGAAGCGGCCGCCTTCGTCAAATTCTTCGTCGAGAACTGCGGCGACTTCGCCAAGGCGCGGGGCTACGTCCAGCCTCCGGACGACGTGCAACAGCAGAACTTGGCAACGCTCAAAGCGTCGCTCCCGTAA
- a CDS encoding PAS domain-containing protein: MPRIAMLHRLVLPAVLLSAIALALLTGWFAQRQGEAARDAWDERLDAAADGAAALLLNSWPRELDAASQDLAVTIDKFADLRATLVDSAGRVVGESQLRSLESVRKLENHRNRVELVEARRSGAAFATRVSSTFGQRFRYRAVRINRGKEIVGFVRLAALAEHIDDDADQRRLAAWKLGGIATAAFSAGLLLILARTTRPLRDLAQSARAMAGGDYDQRIVVSNRVNDDLASLSQSLAEIGKRLAKREYQLHRNWQTQATVLEGMAEGVVAVDANERILFANRSAGTALGFNAQAVEGRTLLEAVRSHELREACQHAMRTGEFQERELVWRAGKPRTFEAGASPLPGDPCPGAVLVIRDISELKRLEGLRQQFIANVSHELKTPLSSIKAYAETLLGGALHDPDNAERFLRRIDEQSDRLNQLVRDMLSLARIESGQTTLELTTVSVAKVAERCVLDYETQAKSKSVALVNDAGDRELNVRADEEALWQILSNLVDNAVKYSPEGGRVGIAARREGEMAVIEVSDTGPGIPPEHHARVFERFYRVDKARSRELGGTGLGLAIVKHLSQIMGGSVAVTSVPGKGALFSVKLPLVDG, translated from the coding sequence ATGCCACGCATCGCCATGCTGCATCGCCTCGTGTTGCCCGCGGTGCTGCTGTCGGCGATTGCGCTGGCATTGCTGACGGGCTGGTTCGCCCAGAGGCAGGGAGAAGCGGCACGGGACGCCTGGGACGAACGGCTTGACGCGGCAGCCGACGGGGCGGCGGCGTTGCTGCTGAATTCCTGGCCCCGAGAACTCGACGCCGCGTCCCAGGATCTCGCCGTCACGATCGACAAGTTCGCCGACTTGCGGGCGACCCTGGTCGACTCCGCAGGGCGCGTCGTGGGCGAATCGCAGCTTCGGTCGCTGGAATCGGTCCGGAAGCTGGAAAACCACCGAAATCGCGTCGAATTGGTCGAGGCCCGCCGCAGCGGCGCCGCCTTTGCCACGCGAGTCAGTTCCACCTTCGGCCAGCGCTTCCGCTACCGGGCCGTGCGGATCAACCGGGGCAAGGAGATCGTCGGCTTCGTCCGCCTAGCCGCCCTGGCAGAACATATCGATGACGACGCCGACCAGCGGCGCCTCGCAGCGTGGAAGCTGGGCGGGATCGCCACAGCGGCGTTCTCTGCGGGGCTGCTGTTGATCCTCGCCCGAACCACTCGGCCCCTGCGCGACCTGGCGCAATCCGCCCGCGCCATGGCGGGGGGGGACTACGACCAGCGAATCGTCGTGTCAAATCGGGTGAACGACGACCTTGCCTCGCTCAGCCAGTCGCTGGCCGAAATCGGCAAGCGACTCGCCAAGCGCGAGTACCAACTCCACCGCAACTGGCAGACCCAAGCGACGGTGCTCGAAGGAATGGCCGAGGGGGTCGTCGCCGTCGACGCGAACGAACGGATCCTGTTCGCCAATCGCTCGGCGGGAACGGCGTTAGGCTTCAACGCTCAGGCGGTCGAGGGGCGCACGTTGCTTGAGGCGGTCCGCAGTCACGAGCTCCGCGAGGCGTGCCAACACGCGATGCGAACCGGGGAGTTCCAGGAGCGCGAACTGGTGTGGCGCGCCGGCAAGCCGCGGACGTTCGAGGCGGGAGCCTCGCCGCTGCCCGGCGACCCGTGCCCCGGCGCCGTCTTGGTGATTCGCGACATCTCGGAACTCAAACGTCTGGAAGGCCTGCGGCAACAGTTCATCGCCAACGTGTCGCACGAGTTGAAGACCCCGCTCAGCTCGATCAAAGCCTACGCCGAGACGTTGCTGGGAGGCGCGCTGCACGATCCCGACAACGCCGAGCGATTCTTGCGCCGCATCGACGAACAGAGCGATCGGCTGAATCAACTGGTGCGCGACATGTTGAGCCTCGCTCGGATCGAGTCGGGGCAGACGACGCTCGAACTCACGACGGTCTCCGTGGCTAAGGTCGCTGAGCGGTGCGTCCTGGATTACGAAACGCAGGCCAAGTCCAAATCGGTCGCCCTCGTCAACGACGCCGGGGATCGGGAACTGAATGTGCGCGCCGACGAGGAAGCGCTTTGGCAGATCCTCAGCAACCTCGTCGACAACGCAGTGAAATATTCCCCCGAGGGGGGGCGAGTCGGCATCGCCGCTCGCCGCGAGGGCGAGATGGCCGTGATCGAAGTCTCCGACACGGGTCCTGGCATACCCCCGGAACACCACGCCCGCGTGTTTGAACGCTTCTACCGGGTCGACAAGGCCCGCTCACGAGAGCTTGGGGGAACCGGACTGGGACTGGCCATTGTGAAGCACCTCAGCCAGATCATGGGGGGGAGCGTCGCCGTGACGAGCGTCCCGGGCAAAGGGGCCCTGTTTTCCGTAAAGCTGCCGCTGGTCGATGGTTAG
- a CDS encoding coproporphyrinogen III oxidase family protein has protein sequence MPETSTKTEVGSYFISNYPPFSRWSADGTDDARAALAAPPADVPLGLYLHIPFCRKRCKFCYFKVFTDKNAPEVERYLAALSREIELVSRLPVMGDRPFRFVYFGGGTPSFLSEKQLRRLVERLEANIRWDKAEEVTFECEPGTLSEPKVHALRDLGVTRLSLGVEHFDDEVLRDNGRAHESGEIDRAWPWIKAAGFPNVNIDLISGMVGETEAKWRHTVRRALELQPDSVTIYQMELPFNTVYSQDILGNKIETPVADWPQKRAWVDYAFDQFAAAGYGVSSAYTMVRDTHKVNFSYRDNLWRGSDLLATGIASFGHASGVHYQNLPEWQQYCESLESGELPLGRALRITPHQALVRELILQLKRGYLEPDYFRQKFGVDVLAEWRETWDEYAAAGYATISPERIELTRAGLLQVDGLLPAFFEPEHRGVRYT, from the coding sequence GTGCCCGAGACCTCGACCAAGACTGAAGTCGGCAGCTACTTCATCAGCAACTATCCTCCGTTTTCGCGATGGTCGGCGGACGGTACGGACGATGCTCGAGCGGCGCTCGCCGCGCCTCCGGCCGACGTACCGCTGGGTCTTTACTTGCACATTCCGTTCTGCCGCAAACGGTGCAAGTTCTGTTACTTCAAAGTCTTCACCGACAAGAACGCCCCCGAGGTCGAGCGCTACTTGGCCGCGTTGTCGCGGGAGATTGAACTGGTGAGCCGGCTTCCCGTCATGGGGGATCGGCCGTTCCGATTCGTCTACTTTGGCGGGGGGACGCCGTCCTTTCTCAGCGAGAAGCAACTGCGCCGGCTGGTCGAACGGCTCGAAGCGAACATCCGCTGGGATAAGGCCGAGGAAGTCACGTTCGAGTGCGAGCCTGGCACGCTCAGCGAGCCGAAGGTCCACGCCCTGCGGGACCTGGGCGTGACGCGGCTGAGCCTGGGGGTCGAACATTTCGACGACGAAGTGCTCCGCGACAACGGTCGGGCCCACGAGTCGGGCGAGATCGACCGCGCGTGGCCTTGGATCAAGGCCGCTGGATTTCCTAACGTGAACATCGACCTCATCTCGGGCATGGTCGGCGAGACCGAAGCCAAGTGGCGTCACACGGTCCGCCGGGCCCTGGAACTGCAGCCCGACAGCGTCACGATCTACCAGATGGAGCTGCCGTTCAACACGGTCTACTCGCAGGACATCCTGGGCAACAAGATCGAGACGCCGGTCGCCGATTGGCCGCAGAAGCGGGCCTGGGTCGACTACGCCTTCGACCAATTCGCCGCCGCGGGGTACGGCGTCTCGAGCGCATATACGATGGTCCGCGACACGCACAAAGTGAACTTCAGCTACCGCGACAACCTGTGGCGGGGGAGCGACCTGCTGGCCACCGGGATCGCCAGTTTCGGCCATGCGTCGGGGGTCCACTATCAAAACTTGCCGGAGTGGCAGCAGTACTGCGAATCGCTGGAGTCGGGCGAGCTGCCGCTGGGCCGGGCGCTGCGGATAACCCCCCATCAGGCCCTCGTCCGGGAACTGATCCTGCAACTCAAACGGGGATATCTGGAGCCGGACTATTTCCGCCAAAAATTCGGCGTCGACGTCCTTGCCGAATGGCGCGAGACATGGGACGAATATGCAGCCGCCGGCTACGCGACGATCTCGCCGGAGCGGATCGAACTGACCCGCGCCGGCCTGCTGCAAGTCGATGGCCTGCTTCCCGCGTTCTTCGAACCGGAGCATCGCGGCGTGCGGTACACCTGA
- a CDS encoding PQQ-binding-like beta-propeller repeat protein, giving the protein MLATTAAAAIVWGFAGPCQADWPLVRGDAHATGAVAAGLGDIENLDVLWTFSVKNSGFEATASIVDGVVYVGDIDGTFYALNLSDGTEVWRQAFPDTGFVAGSAVVDGALLVVDYNGVLRRLDAATGREAWRFEAQSELYAPPNVHGGLVLVTTDGGRLFALELETGNERWQFKIEEPLRCWPTVAEGRAWITGCDSKLHAIDLATGNEVSVVDFGDRPDSVPSFLDGRLYFSTAGGSFLAIDAKTLEERWRHRTPGQGQELHAPAIAQGLVVYATHQKQVVALDVKSGEPRWEFAARSRATSSPTIAGDAALFGTNRGRLYAVNLADGEELWQYDAGGSFIAWPAVSDGRLVVGNTDGTLYCIGVPE; this is encoded by the coding sequence GTGCTCGCAACAACTGCTGCTGCAGCGATCGTGTGGGGGTTCGCCGGACCGTGTCAAGCTGACTGGCCGCTGGTTCGCGGCGACGCTCACGCCACGGGCGCCGTCGCCGCCGGACTCGGCGACATCGAGAATCTTGACGTGCTGTGGACCTTTTCCGTGAAGAACTCCGGCTTCGAGGCGACTGCGTCGATCGTCGACGGGGTCGTCTACGTCGGCGACATCGACGGGACGTTCTACGCGCTGAACCTGAGCGACGGTACGGAGGTCTGGAGGCAAGCCTTCCCCGACACAGGATTCGTCGCCGGTTCGGCGGTCGTCGACGGAGCGCTCCTGGTCGTCGACTACAACGGCGTCCTGCGCCGGCTCGACGCGGCGACGGGCCGGGAAGCCTGGCGATTTGAGGCCCAGAGCGAGCTGTATGCGCCACCCAACGTCCACGGGGGCCTTGTCCTTGTGACGACCGACGGAGGACGGCTGTTCGCGCTTGAGCTGGAAACGGGCAACGAACGTTGGCAGTTCAAAATCGAGGAGCCGCTCCGCTGCTGGCCGACCGTCGCCGAGGGGCGAGCCTGGATCACCGGTTGCGACAGCAAGCTCCATGCCATCGACCTCGCAACCGGAAACGAAGTCTCGGTCGTCGACTTCGGCGACCGTCCCGACTCGGTCCCGTCCTTTCTCGACGGGCGGCTCTACTTCAGCACGGCCGGCGGCTCGTTTCTGGCGATCGACGCCAAGACGCTTGAGGAACGGTGGCGCCATCGCACGCCGGGGCAAGGTCAAGAGTTGCACGCCCCCGCGATCGCGCAGGGGCTGGTCGTCTACGCCACGCACCAAAAGCAGGTGGTCGCCCTTGACGTGAAGTCAGGCGAACCGCGGTGGGAGTTCGCCGCCCGGAGTCGGGCCACGAGCTCGCCGACGATCGCCGGCGACGCGGCGCTGTTCGGCACCAATCGAGGCCGGCTCTACGCCGTGAACCTCGCCGACGGGGAGGAGCTGTGGCAATACGACGCCGGCGGCAGCTTCATCGCGTGGCCCGCCGTCAGCGACGGTCGGTTGGTCGTCGGCAACACCGATGGTACGCTGTACTGCATCGGCGTCCCTGAGTAG
- a CDS encoding iron-containing alcohol dehydrogenase yields MNSFNFHLPTRIVFGPGRLPELGELARSLGDVSRVLVVSDPGVVATGHAQRGIDALERAGMQTRLFEGLRENPTTDHVDAGLAVAHDFRPQAIVPVGGGSSMDCAKGINFLYSCGGRMEDYWGVGKATGPMLPMIAVPTTAGTGSETQSFALISDAATHRKMACGDKRAAFRVALLDPELTLTQPRRVTALTGIDAVAHALETLVTTARTPMSAAFTREAWRLLSQGFPRVLARPDDLAARSWMQLGACYAGLAIECSMLGAAHALANPLTAAFGVPHGEAVGLMLPHVLRKNAAADGAALAYQEADAMISYPRGREPAESVEHLAAFVSELLSEAGLAVRLRDVEIPRDQLSALAVDATKQWTGTFNPLPLAESDFLELYELAF; encoded by the coding sequence TTGAATTCCTTCAACTTCCACCTCCCCACGAGAATCGTCTTCGGCCCCGGCCGGTTGCCGGAGTTGGGAGAGCTTGCGCGTTCGCTGGGGGACGTATCGCGCGTGCTCGTGGTGAGCGATCCCGGGGTCGTCGCCACGGGGCATGCTCAGCGCGGGATCGACGCGCTCGAGCGGGCCGGGATGCAGACGCGGCTGTTCGAGGGCTTACGCGAGAATCCGACCACGGACCATGTCGACGCGGGGCTTGCCGTCGCGCACGACTTTCGGCCGCAAGCGATCGTCCCCGTCGGCGGCGGCAGCAGCATGGATTGCGCCAAAGGGATCAACTTTCTGTATAGCTGCGGCGGGCGGATGGAGGACTACTGGGGCGTCGGCAAAGCGACCGGGCCGATGCTGCCGATGATCGCCGTCCCCACGACCGCCGGCACGGGGAGCGAGACGCAATCGTTCGCCCTAATCTCCGACGCCGCCACGCACCGAAAGATGGCCTGCGGCGACAAACGAGCCGCGTTTCGCGTGGCGCTGCTTGACCCGGAGCTCACGCTGACTCAACCGCGGCGCGTCACGGCGCTCACGGGAATCGACGCCGTCGCGCACGCATTGGAAACGTTGGTCACGACCGCTCGAACCCCGATGTCCGCAGCGTTCACCCGCGAAGCGTGGCGGTTGCTGTCGCAGGGGTTCCCGCGGGTGTTGGCGCGGCCCGACGACCTCGCGGCCCGGTCGTGGATGCAGTTGGGGGCGTGCTACGCGGGGCTGGCGATCGAGTGCTCGATGCTGGGCGCCGCTCACGCCCTGGCCAACCCGCTGACGGCCGCCTTCGGAGTCCCCCATGGCGAAGCGGTCGGGCTGATGTTGCCCCACGTCCTCCGCAAGAACGCCGCAGCCGACGGGGCGGCGCTGGCCTATCAGGAAGCGGACGCAATGATTAGCTATCCGCGCGGCCGCGAACCGGCCGAGTCGGTTGAGCATCTGGCAGCGTTCGTGAGCGAATTGCTGTCCGAGGCGGGCCTAGCCGTGCGATTGCGTGACGTCGAGATCCCGCGCGACCAACTCTCCGCCTTGGCCGTCGACGCGACGAAGCAGTGGACCGGTACGTTCAACCCGCTGCCGCTGGCCGAATCTGATTTCCTGGAGCTGTACGAATTGGCGTTTTAG
- a CDS encoding aldehyde dehydrogenase: MIELPAIRWGEPYESLEVDEVKHFMTGEPVARIHSVGSGLINRDAKKAVLARRALQALSPAELIARCKTAGEAFESGTLSVGSAQQSPRDFIELQSATTGMPLAMCAANVTKNAFVLKNIDRILDALTRGLDLNILARGYGEEGRGVTVSYQAQCDALGAVLPSNSPGVHTLWLPVIALQIGLVLKPGSSEPWTPYRVFSAMTEAGIPREAFCLYPGAGGDIGGAILGACRRSMIFGGPQTVRQYAGNPGVQVHGPGFSKILFGDDCVDRWEDHLDLMVDSVSRNGGRSCINASSIYASRHTREIAAALAERLGPIDVLPPDDPDAGLAAFTMEGAAAAIWKALERDFADPQTTHMTETFGPRLVERPPVAYLRPVVLHCQSPGAPAANKEYMFPAVSVVECSQAKMLGAIGPTLVATAITEDESFRRDLIASTDIDRLNLGPIPTPQLDWLQPHEGNLIEFLYRSRALQTG; encoded by the coding sequence ATGATCGAACTGCCCGCCATCCGTTGGGGCGAACCGTACGAATCGCTCGAAGTCGACGAGGTGAAACACTTTATGACCGGCGAGCCGGTTGCGCGCATCCACTCCGTCGGCTCCGGACTGATCAACCGCGACGCCAAGAAGGCGGTCCTCGCCCGCCGGGCGCTGCAAGCGCTCTCGCCCGCCGAACTCATCGCTCGTTGCAAAACAGCGGGCGAGGCGTTCGAATCCGGCACGTTGTCGGTGGGCAGCGCGCAGCAATCGCCCCGCGACTTCATCGAGCTGCAATCGGCGACCACCGGCATGCCGCTCGCCATGTGCGCGGCGAATGTGACGAAGAATGCGTTCGTCCTGAAGAACATCGACAGGATCCTTGATGCGCTCACGCGCGGACTCGACCTGAACATCCTCGCCCGCGGCTACGGCGAAGAAGGCCGCGGAGTGACCGTCAGTTATCAGGCACAATGCGACGCGCTCGGCGCCGTGCTGCCGTCGAACTCGCCGGGGGTTCACACGCTGTGGCTGCCGGTGATCGCGCTGCAAATCGGGCTGGTGTTGAAGCCGGGGAGCAGTGAGCCGTGGACTCCCTACCGCGTGTTTTCCGCGATGACTGAAGCGGGCATTCCACGCGAAGCGTTTTGCCTGTACCCCGGCGCCGGGGGGGACATCGGCGGGGCGATCCTGGGCGCCTGCCGTCGCAGCATGATCTTCGGCGGCCCGCAAACCGTCCGGCAGTACGCCGGCAACCCCGGCGTGCAGGTGCACGGCCCCGGATTCAGCAAGATCCTGTTCGGCGACGACTGCGTCGATCGCTGGGAAGATCATCTCGATCTGATGGTCGACAGCGTCTCCCGCAACGGCGGGCGAAGTTGCATCAACGCCAGCAGCATCTACGCGTCGCGGCACACGCGCGAAATTGCTGCAGCGCTCGCCGAGCGACTCGGTCCGATCGACGTCCTCCCTCCCGACGATCCCGACGCGGGACTCGCCGCGTTCACGATGGAAGGAGCCGCTGCCGCAATCTGGAAAGCGCTGGAACGGGATTTCGCCGACCCGCAAACGACGCATATGACCGAGACGTTCGGCCCGCGACTCGTGGAGCGACCGCCGGTGGCTTATCTGCGGCCGGTGGTGCTCCATTGCCAAAGCCCTGGGGCCCCTGCGGCGAACAAGGAATACATGTTCCCTGCGGTCAGCGTCGTCGAGTGCTCCCAGGCGAAGATGCTCGGGGCGATCGGCCCGACGCTGGTCGCCACGGCAATCACGGAGGACGAATCGTTTCGCCGCGACCTGATCGCCTCGACCGACATCGACCGCTTGAACCTGGGCCCGATCCCGACCCCGCAACTCGACTGGCTGCAGCCGCACGAAGGGAACCTCATTGAGTTTCTGTATCGGAGCCGAGCGCTGCAAACGGGGTGA
- a CDS encoding glycosyltransferase yields MAGAPEIAVIVSTFQRPGHLRRSLASLAAQRGVEGRFEAIVVDDGSRDETPQVVAEFAASAPFRVEFATHPHAGFQLAKCRNAGIRLARAPYLLFTDGDCIFPAEHLQRHLAAARPGVVRAGDCVRLEEAVSAAIGPEQIADGSFVRLSREAEDWSRIRSARWRAPFYQLIRHPVRPKLVGCNIAAWKSQLEAINGFDERFVGWGCEDDDLAARLRRSGARIASILHRTVAYHLWHAPHSTTPAVWSDGANVAYYQRPARLTRCLSGLAERDLADVPMAVTAGSPNLQLRAAALAGLLPAGDEPEVELLLGSSGAFCHPRASRLLIAGPDERIPGRLKRAADAVIRSDLDDFESILAELDRVLTGDAPAVEQRRAA; encoded by the coding sequence ATGGCCGGCGCCCCTGAGATTGCAGTGATCGTTTCGACGTTCCAGCGCCCGGGGCATCTCCGGAGGTCGCTTGCTTCGCTCGCCGCGCAGCGCGGCGTCGAAGGACGGTTCGAGGCGATCGTCGTCGACGACGGCTCGCGCGACGAGACCCCGCAAGTCGTCGCGGAGTTCGCCGCCTCGGCGCCGTTTCGCGTTGAGTTCGCCACCCATCCGCACGCAGGTTTCCAGCTTGCCAAGTGCCGGAACGCGGGCATTCGGCTCGCGCGAGCTCCCTACTTGCTGTTCACCGACGGCGACTGCATCTTTCCCGCCGAGCACCTGCAACGGCATCTCGCCGCGGCACGCCCGGGCGTGGTCCGCGCCGGGGACTGCGTGCGGCTCGAGGAAGCCGTCAGCGCCGCGATCGGCCCCGAGCAAATCGCCGACGGTTCGTTCGTGCGTCTGAGTCGCGAGGCTGAGGATTGGTCGCGGATCCGTTCGGCCCGCTGGCGGGCGCCGTTCTATCAACTCATCCGACACCCCGTGCGGCCGAAGCTCGTCGGTTGCAATATTGCTGCGTGGAAGTCGCAACTGGAAGCGATCAACGGCTTCGACGAACGGTTCGTCGGCTGGGGCTGCGAGGACGACGACCTCGCTGCGCGGTTGCGTCGCAGCGGAGCACGGATTGCCTCGATTCTGCATCGCACGGTTGCGTATCACCTGTGGCACGCACCGCACAGCACGACCCCCGCGGTGTGGAGCGACGGCGCCAATGTGGCGTACTATCAGCGTCCCGCGCGTTTGACTCGCTGCCTGTCGGGGCTCGCCGAGCGCGATCTGGCCGACGTGCCCATGGCGGTCACTGCCGGCTCGCCGAATTTGCAGTTGCGAGCCGCGGCTCTCGCCGGCCTCTTGCCTGCGGGCGACGAACCCGAGGTCGAGTTGCTGCTGGGGTCGAGCGGCGCGTTCTGTCATCCGCGGGCCAGTCGCCTGCTCATCGCCGGCCCCGACGAGCGCATTCCAGGCCGGCTGAAGCGCGCCGCCGACGCGGTGATTCGTAGCGACCTGGACGACTTCGAGTCGATTCTCGCCGAACTCGACCGCGTCCTCACCGGCGACGCGCCTGCCGTCGAGCAGCGCCGCGCCGCTTGA